The window TATTTGACCAGGGCCCTCGAGGTCGAAGCCCTGAATGCCCTGACCCGCGCAGTGAATCAGCTTACCGGCGGCCGATAACAGGAGTGCCTTATGAGAACGAAGCCATCGAAACGTTTGTTGGAATTGACGATCAATGGAGAGACCTATGAGCTTGCCGTGGAGCCCCAAGAGACCCTGTCGGAAGTCCTGCGCAACCGGATCGGTTTGACGGGGGTCAAGGAAGGCTGCGGAACGGGCGAGTGCGGCTCCTGCACGGTGCTGGTGGAGGGGGAGCCGGTTCTGGGTTGCCTTCTGCTGGCCGTTGAATGCGAGAGGAAGCGGGTCGAAACGATAGAAGGGCAGGCAGAGGAAGGTGTTCTGACCCCTGTCCAGCAGGCCTTCCTCGAGAAAGGCGCCGTCCAGTGCGGGTTTTGCACCCCGGGCATGGTCCTGGCTTCGACGGCCTTGCTCAAACGAAGGCCCAACCCGAGCGAGGAAGAGATTCAGGAGGCGTTGGAAGGACACCTGTGCCGGTGCACGGGCTACAACAAGATCATGGAGGCCGTGCTGCACGCGGCTTCTTCGGCGGCCGACAAGCGCTGAGCCATCCCAAGGAGCATCAATCATGGGCGATCTGGAATATGTGGGAAAACGGATTCTAAGAAAGGACGGTCCTGAAAAAGTGACCGGGCAGGCCGTTTACACGGTGGATCTCCAGCTGAAAAACATGCTGGTGGGAAGGATATTGAGGAGTCCTCACGCCCACGCGCGCATCGTCCGTATCGATACGACGCGCGCACGGCAGGTCCCGGGGGTCAAGGCGGTCATCACCGGTAAAGACACCCTGGGCGTCAAGCATGGTTTTGTGGAGACCCCCAGGTATCCTGCGGATCAGTATCCTCTGGCCATGGACAAGGTGAGGTTCATCGGGGAGGAAGTAGCGGCGGTGGCTGCCACGGACGTCTATGCGGCGGACGAGGCCCTGCGGCTGATCGA of the Desulfatiglans anilini DSM 4660 genome contains:
- a CDS encoding (2Fe-2S)-binding protein, producing MRTKPSKRLLELTINGETYELAVEPQETLSEVLRNRIGLTGVKEGCGTGECGSCTVLVEGEPVLGCLLLAVECERKRVETIEGQAEEGVLTPVQQAFLEKGAVQCGFCTPGMVLASTALLKRRPNPSEEEIQEALEGHLCRCTGYNKIMEAVLHAASSAADKR